A genomic window from Lepisosteus oculatus isolate fLepOcu1 chromosome 27, fLepOcu1.hap2, whole genome shotgun sequence includes:
- the LOC138225276 gene encoding maestro heat-like repeat-containing protein family member 1 isoform X2 encodes MLLLYVQAFLYQCVGAAAQHLSQQETVKQALQDSVKEAGFENPVQREEPSVRLSLCRSVGMMAQAVRSASPSGAPSFPAKAELLATMMAFVKKQPSDALSRAVCLQALRACSTLSYCFLMKLPSLLPFLHNYIFKCA; translated from the exons atgttgctactgtatgttcag GCCTTCCTGTACCAGTGTGTCGGTGCGGCTGCCCAGCACCTCTCTCAGCAGGAGACTGTGAAACAAGCGCTTCAGGACAGTGTGAAAGAAGCAGGGTTTGAGAATCCTGTGCAGAGAGAG GAGCCCAGTGTCAGACTGAGCCTGTGCCGCAGTGTGGGCATGATGGCACAGGCAGTGCGCAGCGCCAGTCCCTCCGGAGCTCCCAGCTTCCCTGCCAAGGCCGAGCTCCTGGCGAcaatgatg GCGTTTGTTAAAAAGCAGCCCAGTGATGCCCTGAGCCGAGCTGTCTGTCTGCAGGCCCTGCGCGCCTGTTCCACACTGAGCTACTGTTTCCTGATGAAACTGCCTTCACTGCTTCCATTTCttcacaattacatttttaagtgtGCTTGA
- the LOC138225276 gene encoding uncharacterized protein isoform X1 has protein sequence MLLLYVQAFLYQCVGAAAQHLSQQETVKQALQDSVKEAGFENPVQREGLPGLSVSELLCVPLQEPSVRLSLCRSVGMMAQAVRSASPSGAPSFPAKAELLATMMAFVKKQPSDALSRAVCLQALRACSTLSYCFLMKLPSLLPFLHNYIFKCA, from the exons atgttgctactgtatgttcag GCCTTCCTGTACCAGTGTGTCGGTGCGGCTGCCCAGCACCTCTCTCAGCAGGAGACTGTGAAACAAGCGCTTCAGGACAGTGTGAAAGAAGCAGGGTTTGAGAATCCTGTGCAGAGAGAG GGCCTGCCTGGGCTGTCAGTGagtgagctgctgtgtgtccccCTGCAGGAGCCCAGTGTCAGACTGAGCCTGTGCCGCAGTGTGGGCATGATGGCACAGGCAGTGCGCAGCGCCAGTCCCTCCGGAGCTCCCAGCTTCCCTGCCAAGGCCGAGCTCCTGGCGAcaatgatg GCGTTTGTTAAAAAGCAGCCCAGTGATGCCCTGAGCCGAGCTGTCTGTCTGCAGGCCCTGCGCGCCTGTTCCACACTGAGCTACTGTTTCCTGATGAAACTGCCTTCACTGCTTCCATTTCttcacaattacatttttaagtgtGCTTGA